One segment of Pseudomonas sp. FP2196 DNA contains the following:
- a CDS encoding amino acid adenylation domain-containing protein, producing MNADQLLALFARHGVVLDVDGDKLRCKAPRGFLTEELTQALKQHKQELIALLGGQDSAAIPRRGGEQTAWPLSFSQRQLWFLDQLEPGNPFYNVPTAVTLKGHLDVALLERALNELVSRHEILRTTFCRVEGEPRQVVHPPVAQSLPVKDLRPLSAREREQQVSRAVEQEARAPFDLASGPLLRASLLRLADDEYLWLYSVHHIIADGWSMGVILHEVAVLYGDYQRGEAPSLAPLPVQYADYACWQQQRVGGAMLDDQLDYWRRALADAPALSTLPADRPRPLVQRYVGATFSACVDGGTLRELTALARQTQGTLFNVLLGALAVLLWRHSGQQDLCIGTPFANRNRAEIEPLIGHFVNTLVLRQRLNPQQTFAELLREVRGQMLDVHAHQDVPFDRVVEALNPQRDTGHSPLFQVMLVLQNTPGNAVQMPGLTLAPYSTSSATAKFDLAFEWVEREGRLDLLVEYNTDLYDVATIERLSGHYRHLLEQIATDAKQPIGALPLLAEAERQQILLDFNHAAALTQTVDCVHRLVETQVARNPQACAVVFEGESLSYAELNAQANRLARHLISLGVGPDVRVAVCIERSLALPVALLAVLKAGGAYVPLDPDYPLGRLSHMLGDSTPAVLLTLGSAHGILRQALQGSTWEAPVLDLKDDAASWAQLSADNLDPHSVGVTPDHLAYVIYTSGTTGLPKGVMVAHRGLSNLLLWCLQVCGEAGAMLHKIPFGFDASAWETFWPLATGGRLVIARPGGHYEPAYLARETREQQVTALVFVPAMLELFLEVEEVSLCASLTDVFSGGGELPPALARRFQERLPHVRLHNVYGPTETTVINSIWTLQPGAEVPALKLPIGRPIANNRFYVLDERDAPVPVGVTGHLHIGGVGVARGYLGLEQLSAERFIDSPFVAGDRLYRSGDLARYRADGQLEFLGRNDFQVKLRGVRLELGEIEARLEAFAGIRSAVVLMVGETAQDQRLVACCVVAAQPDETAVHAHLAATLPRAVVPGSYLWLDHLPLTANGKVERAALTALADQDLADRQVNLSSPRDHIELALYQIWKSLLLAPQIGIRDNFFNVGGTSIAAIKMAHEISQMFAVEVPVRVVLSYPTIEALGGWLRIGANPAVAQSNLIEFRRGAGRSNVVCIHPAGGTAFCYLSLAKVLPEDAGVYGVQSPGLNPGESTEPTVEAMAEAYLRLIAPLIIQPLVLTGLSFGGLVAYEMARRLTAAGHRQVSVVLLDTQGSDDPGFREQIGTVDMAEFRDKLVRFNGMYPGIEDAQVERYFHLYNHNRLAMAAYECAPSAGRVVLIQAREDFSRHQLHELRGFWRRRAGSGYLAKLVSGGHWDMLESAEIHRVSQIIRQELQRCDSQEAK from the coding sequence ATGAATGCCGATCAATTGCTGGCGCTGTTCGCTCGTCATGGCGTGGTGCTCGATGTGGATGGCGACAAACTGCGCTGCAAGGCGCCTCGGGGTTTTCTCACCGAAGAGCTGACCCAGGCGCTCAAGCAACACAAGCAGGAACTGATTGCCTTGCTCGGTGGCCAGGACAGCGCGGCGATTCCCCGTCGTGGCGGCGAGCAAACAGCCTGGCCGTTGTCGTTTTCGCAGCGGCAACTTTGGTTTCTCGATCAACTGGAGCCTGGTAACCCGTTCTACAACGTGCCAACCGCAGTGACGCTCAAGGGGCATCTGGACGTTGCGCTGTTGGAGCGCGCGCTGAATGAGCTGGTGAGCCGCCACGAAATCCTGCGCACGACCTTTTGCCGCGTGGAAGGCGAGCCGCGCCAAGTGGTGCATCCGCCGGTGGCGCAGTCGTTGCCGGTCAAGGATCTGCGCCCGTTGTCTGCCCGCGAGCGTGAGCAGCAGGTCAGCCGCGCCGTCGAGCAGGAGGCCCGTGCGCCGTTCGATCTGGCCAGCGGGCCGTTGCTGCGCGCGTCTTTGCTGCGCTTGGCCGACGACGAATACCTGTGGCTTTACAGCGTGCATCACATCATCGCGGACGGTTGGTCGATGGGTGTGATCCTGCATGAGGTCGCCGTGTTGTATGGCGATTATCAGCGTGGCGAGGCACCGAGTCTGGCGCCGCTGCCGGTGCAATACGCCGACTACGCCTGCTGGCAGCAACAGCGCGTGGGCGGAGCGATGCTGGACGATCAACTCGACTACTGGCGCCGCGCCCTGGCCGATGCGCCGGCGCTGTCGACCTTGCCCGCCGACCGGCCGCGACCGTTGGTGCAGCGTTATGTCGGGGCAACTTTCAGCGCCTGCGTCGATGGCGGCACACTGCGCGAACTCACGGCGTTGGCCCGGCAGACGCAAGGCACGCTGTTCAACGTGCTGCTGGGGGCGTTGGCCGTGTTGCTGTGGCGCCACAGCGGCCAGCAGGATTTGTGCATCGGCACGCCTTTCGCCAATCGCAACCGTGCGGAAATCGAGCCGCTGATCGGTCACTTCGTCAATACGCTGGTGCTGCGTCAACGCTTGAACCCGCAGCAGACCTTCGCCGAACTGCTGCGCGAGGTCCGCGGCCAGATGCTCGACGTCCACGCCCATCAGGACGTGCCGTTCGACCGCGTGGTCGAGGCGCTCAACCCACAGCGCGATACCGGTCATTCGCCACTGTTTCAGGTGATGCTGGTGCTGCAGAACACCCCCGGCAACGCCGTGCAAATGCCCGGGCTGACACTGGCGCCGTACAGCACCAGCAGTGCCACGGCCAAGTTCGATCTGGCGTTTGAATGGGTCGAGCGCGAAGGGCGTCTGGACTTGTTGGTGGAATACAACACCGACCTGTACGACGTCGCGACCATCGAACGCCTGAGCGGCCACTACCGGCATCTGCTCGAACAGATCGCCACGGACGCCAAACAACCGATTGGTGCGCTGCCATTATTGGCCGAAGCCGAACGTCAGCAGATTCTGCTCGACTTCAATCATGCAGCTGCGCTGACGCAAACGGTCGACTGTGTTCATCGTCTGGTCGAAACCCAAGTCGCGCGCAACCCGCAGGCTTGCGCGGTGGTGTTCGAAGGCGAGTCGCTGAGTTACGCCGAACTGAATGCCCAGGCCAACCGCTTGGCGCGGCACCTGATTAGCCTGGGTGTCGGCCCGGATGTGCGCGTGGCCGTGTGCATCGAGCGTTCGCTGGCGTTGCCCGTCGCATTGCTGGCGGTGCTCAAGGCCGGTGGCGCTTATGTGCCGCTGGACCCGGATTATCCGCTGGGGCGCCTGAGTCATATGCTCGGTGACAGTACACCGGCGGTGCTGCTGACCCTGGGTTCGGCGCACGGAATTTTGCGTCAGGCCCTGCAAGGCTCAACCTGGGAAGCGCCGGTGCTGGACCTCAAGGACGACGCCGCGAGTTGGGCGCAGTTGTCGGCGGACAATCTCGATCCGCACAGTGTCGGGGTCACGCCCGATCATCTGGCCTACGTGATCTACACCTCGGGCACCACCGGTTTGCCCAAAGGCGTGATGGTTGCCCACCGTGGCCTGAGCAATCTGTTGCTGTGGTGTTTGCAGGTCTGCGGCGAAGCAGGGGCGATGCTGCACAAGATCCCGTTCGGTTTCGACGCCTCGGCCTGGGAGACGTTCTGGCCGCTGGCAACCGGTGGGCGTCTGGTGATAGCGCGGCCCGGCGGCCATTACGAGCCGGCGTATCTGGCCCGCGAAACCCGCGAACAGCAGGTCACGGCACTGGTGTTTGTGCCGGCAATGCTTGAGCTGTTTCTGGAGGTCGAAGAGGTCAGTCTGTGTGCTTCGCTCACCGATGTATTCAGCGGCGGCGGTGAGTTGCCGCCAGCCCTGGCCCGGCGTTTCCAGGAGCGCCTGCCGCATGTGCGCCTCCACAACGTCTATGGCCCCACCGAAACCACGGTGATCAACAGCATCTGGACGTTGCAGCCCGGCGCCGAGGTGCCGGCGCTGAAACTGCCAATCGGTCGACCGATCGCCAACAACCGCTTTTACGTGCTCGATGAGCGCGATGCGCCGGTGCCTGTGGGCGTTACCGGGCACTTGCACATCGGCGGTGTCGGCGTCGCTCGGGGTTATCTGGGGCTGGAGCAGCTCAGTGCCGAGCGCTTTATCGACAGCCCATTCGTCGCAGGCGATCGGCTCTATCGCAGTGGCGATCTGGCGCGTTATCGCGCGGACGGACAGCTGGAATTCCTCGGCCGCAACGACTTTCAAGTCAAGTTGCGCGGTGTGCGTCTGGAACTGGGCGAGATTGAGGCTCGGCTGGAGGCGTTTGCAGGCATTCGCAGCGCCGTGGTGCTGATGGTTGGCGAAACGGCGCAGGATCAGCGGCTGGTCGCCTGTTGCGTGGTCGCCGCGCAACCGGACGAGACGGCGGTGCATGCGCATCTGGCGGCGACGCTGCCCCGAGCGGTTGTCCCCGGCAGCTATTTGTGGCTCGACCACTTGCCGCTGACCGCCAATGGCAAGGTGGAACGCGCCGCGTTGACGGCACTGGCGGATCAGGACCTGGCCGATCGTCAGGTCAACCTGAGCAGCCCGCGCGATCACATCGAACTGGCGCTGTACCAGATCTGGAAAAGCCTGTTACTGGCGCCGCAGATTGGCATTCGCGACAACTTTTTCAATGTCGGCGGCACGTCCATCGCCGCGATCAAGATGGCCCATGAAATCAGCCAGATGTTTGCGGTGGAAGTGCCGGTGCGCGTGGTGCTCAGCTACCCGACCATCGAGGCGTTGGGCGGCTGGCTGCGGATCGGGGCCAACCCGGCCGTGGCGCAAAGTAATCTGATCGAGTTTCGCCGGGGCGCCGGCCGGAGCAATGTGGTGTGTATTCACCCGGCGGGCGGTACGGCGTTCTGTTATCTGTCCCTGGCCAAGGTGCTGCCCGAAGACGCCGGCGTCTACGGTGTGCAATCGCCGGGGCTGAATCCGGGGGAGAGCACCGAGCCGACGGTCGAAGCGATGGCCGAGGCGTATCTGCGCCTGATCGCCCCCCTGATCATTCAGCCGCTGGTGCTCACCGGACTATCGTTCGGTGGCCTGGTGGCTTACGAAATGGCGCGGCGGTTGACGGCAGCCGGGCATCGTCAGGTGAGCGTGGTGTTGCTCGATACTCAAGGCAGCGACGATCCGGGTTTTCGCGAGCAGATCGGTACGGTGGACATGGCCGAGTTCCGCGACAAGCTGGTGCGCTTCAACGGCATGTATCCCGGCATCGAAGACGCGCAAGTCGAGCGCTATTTCCATCTTTACAACCATAACCGCCTGGCCATGGCCGCCTATGAGTGCGCGCCAAGCGCCGGGCGTGTCGTGCTGATTCAGGCGAGGGAAGATTTCAGCCGCCATCAGTTGCATGAGCTGCGCGGCTTCTGGCGTCGCCGCGCCGGCAGCGGCTATTTGGCGAAACTGGTCAGCGGCGGCCACTGGGACATGCTCGAAAGCGCGGAAATCCATCGGGTTTCGCAGATCATCAGGCAGGAACTGCAACGCTGTGATTCGCAGGAGGCGAAATGA